ACTAAGGGGCAACACTGAGGGAAATTACgattagaaaatagaaaaaaaaagtccaagtAGGTCACATAAGTTAAAAGTCATTAAAGGAAATCAAAGGTCACCAAGACAGGTCAAATCACTAAGGTAGGTTAAAGGTCATTGAGACAAGTCAAAGGTGGCTAACCAGATCAAAGGTAACAAAGACAAATGAGTCAGTGTTCGGAAACATCAGAGGTACAACGTGTGTTACAAGTTACTTGGGAAAGTCACGGGTTCCTACTACCATACGACAAAGGTCAAGACACGGAAGGTCTGCTGCGCCAGTGACtgcacggtacacacacacaggcgacaccccccaccacacaacctggggGAGTCATTGATGCCTGGGGCCATCAGGGAAGTCAGAGATAATACAGATACATCATAGGCTTTAAAGACAAGTTAAAAGCTTTACGGTGGTAGGTCAAGGGTCTTCCATTGTAAATCGAAGGAGACTGGACCAATTAAAGGTCAGTAATGAAGTCTCGGGTCATGAAGGAGGAACAAAGGTGAAATGAACGTGTCATTGCAGAATGATGTAAGTCATATCATGTGAACAGTATATACAAGAGGAAAAGGTCACATAGCTAAAGATAAGTGGAAATTTTTACCTATGGTTGACGAGGTCAGAGCCAACACAATCTCATGCTCACGTAAGCCGTCCTACACAGAGGGTTAAAAGTAATGTTCTACATATGACACAACTGGAGGGACACAGGTGTACAACAAGCAGAGAAGGCTATTACCATAGTGTAGTATTAAAGACCCATGTATATAACTGAACTCCTCCGACGTGTGGTGAGCAGTCGGCAGTGTTCAAGTATTGTATGCTGATAACTGGAAAGCGCCCGTGTTGGCAATAACGTATACAGGAGCATaatggtgttggggatggagtGTGAGCGTCAGGGATGTGATATGGTGTCTGAGCGTTAGTGTTGGCTATGGCAGGAGCAGCAACTATGCTGATGGCCTTGATAAGGTGGTGTTAGGGAGGCAGAGCAGCAACATGGTGGAGTACTACACACAGCAACTAGAGAGACAGCTTGAGGGCGTTCCACTACTACAGGGTTATCACAATACAGCAGTATGACGCAAGGGATGTATGGACTACTggcgtgggcgtgtgggcgtgcgCCATGTATTGGTGTTACCTGGTTGTGGGAGGCCGACCGACGGGCCCAGCTCCGGCAGGGGGGGCGGGACGTGCGCTGCAGGGGGGTGCGGCTGAGAGGGGTGGACAGCCTGTGGAGGAGGGGCGtggtgggcgtgggcggcggGCGGCGCGTGGCTGGCTGCGGGTGCGGGCGGCGCCCCGCCTACAGTAACCCACCACATAGCACAACATTACTACTGCAGGACCGACAACTTCCTCTCACGCGCTAGTACTAGTACTAGTACTAGTAGCTTCCTTAATCTAGATACCTGGCGCGGGACACGAGGCCTAGAATGGCCACAGGGGCGGGGAAGACAGGTGAAGCAGAGGGTGCGTGGCCACGCAGGAGGCGAGGAAGGAAGGTGGCATGTTGTGCAGGAAAGGGCTggaggcgtgggtgtggtgggtcaaGGGGTGGCGGGGGCCAGACAAAACAAAGGGCGTGAGAGACCGGACACCCAACGTGGGTGGTGCAACGGGACAGAAGGCGTGGCTGCTGCTGGGGCACCGCACGCCCGGGCACACATATGATGGGTGTGCTAGTCCGGTGGCATAGTGGGTGGATGGGTAGCACGTGGTGTGGGTGACATGATGACAACGTGGGTAGTACTACAGGGGATACTGGGTGTGTGtacagggtgtgtgatgtatggggGCCAGGATGGTATGTTGGGGCACAAAACACGTATAGCAGGCAAAAGGCGGGGGACTTGGTGATATGCggggacaaggggggggggggggggggtggcagctggtggtgggCCGGGACAAATCTAGGAGGCAGAGGACGTGGGTATTGCGTAGGGGAAGCGTCGGTGTGGCGTGACAGGGGTCTCTTGGccgggagagataagagaggcgaGATATAGGACGTGGGTGCGTTTGCAAGGCAAGGGCGTGGTTGATGTGGCAAGATAGTGGTGTGGTAGGGCAGGTAGGGTATGGTGCGGCACGTACGTGGTGTGGTAGCAGGGGCGCACGTGGTATGGCTCTCCCGATGTGGGGTGGCACATCAGGCTAGGCAGGGGTGGCAGAGGAGGTGGTCAGGAAACGCAGGTTGATGTGCATAAAAGGAAGCAGAGGAGGCTGCAGACGGAGGCTCACAACGACAGGGGAAGGTCATGAAGAGGTCAGGAAACTGAAAGTCGCACTATAGGAATATTACTTTcatcaatgctctctctctctctctctctctctctctctctctctctctctctctctctctctctctctctctctcctctctctctctctctctctctctctctctctctctctctctctctcattactattTACGTTTGCTATTTGACTGTGTcaagaggagagagttttaccctcgagttgccccgtctcttaaccttgtaaatatgtaccatgtcattactcatatgtatgtattacacacgaacaaccccccctccccccaggatacccatatatcgaccagccccgatggGATAAACACTTCAGTTGGGTGTGGGTCGAAGATCGCAAACCATGTGCATCCATCACCGGGTTGGCCCGTGCTGTctcataaaaacaaaacaaagatcgACAGAGGGAAAGTTAACATCAACACCAAAAAAACATTTTTGAATCAATCTCTGCTGAAGAACCTAGATCCGTCTTCACGTGAAGTGCAGAGGCCACACTCCTTGTTGAACGAGAGATGGACTGGGTAACGACGACCTGGCCTGAACACTCGGTTGACACACATGAACACGGATTATTATGCAGATGAATGAAGTGGTTACAGGAGCCTTGTGGTCAGATGGGGCGGTTACGAATACTTATCGTGAATTGTTGGCATGGCTAATGTGCAGGTGCGGCGGGtgtgggaggagcagggagggaggagtggtggtgatcgTCTCCCCAGCATGACCGGTCGCTGAAATCATCAGAGTCCATGCGTCTGGCGGATGGACAAGAGTGGGTCTAGGGCAAGCTAGAGAAGTAAACTAATGGCCGAAGGATGACTGAAGTAAACTAATGGCCGACGGATGAGTGAAGTAAGCTTATGGCCGACGGGTAAGTGAAGTAAACTAATGGCTGACGGATACGTGAAATAAACTAATGGCCGACGGATGAGTGAAGTAAACTAATGGGCGACGGATGAGTGAAGCTTTTCTTCAAATTACTGCCGCCAAGAAATGCACGTTTACGCCCACGTCAGATATGTGGCTCTACATACATATTTGTCTCTGGGGATCCTACTGGTGGCGACAGACCGACTAAACCAAGTGTGTCTGATGAACAAGTATACATGACGAATGTATACATATTGCAGACGAACGATGACGTGAGTGTACGTCTTCAGCCCAACACTTGTGTACATAAAGACGAAATAAAATCTGCAAATAACGTTCCGTGTGTGTTTATGGGCAAAATCATTTCGAAAATATTGCCACGGTTCAACATTATCTCTGCGCTTGTCAAGAAtatattattgatgatgagtcgCTCTCGTTCCTCTTGCCTTTAGTAttaaacaaacatttttttttttacaattaaatATTAATTTTGAAAGTTGAGAGAGGCTGAGCACAGCCTGGGTCTGCTGCCTCATATGATACCTTAGGTTATTGACATATATTAATTGAAATTTGGTTTATAAAACTTAATACAAGAACTGTGATTAATACGTAATACATCAGGTTGTATAATTAGCGCTCCCTTTTCCTCTCCTACGATGGTTATGATTTACAGCGAACATGACCTGCGAAGCTACGGGAAAATGTAGAGTGAACGTAATTCACGGAAAAACGTTTGAAAATGATGACGATCCATGAAGACCTTCCTTGTCTATGTTACTCTAGCTAGGGGCGGTCCGTTACGTATACTTCGTCCGCTTGCTGCAGTCGTGCTAAACAAGTGAAGCTTCCAGGGAAATAAGTAAAATTCAAAAATTTATGAAATTTTCGAATAAGAGAACTTCAATAAAAGTTCCTTTCCAATTCGCACATGTTTACTCTGGCTGCAGCAGGTGGACGGGACACGACAGCGATCAAGATATATTTCCGTTATTACACTGGCCTCGACCCTCACCAAGTTGGGTAAAGTTTTCATACGTTTTGTCCTGCTTTACTGTTCTGCAGCACAATAGGGCAAACTCCAAAACTTAACATATCATCTGGAGAACCTGGCGTCATCCTTACTTCGATGGTAAACTTCGATGGTGTACAAGTGACAGAGACATCGTTCACTTCGACTTTCATGGATAAATTCGTCACATCTCAGTGGCGTGATGCTTGGGTGTGCCATGTGTATGGTTAACATTTGGCTGAGGACACCAGGAGGTACGAGTGTTGGGGCCCTACGAAAGTCGTGTTCTATGACGACAGATTTACCAAGGTAAACACTACACACGAACGGAAGCCTTGTTTTACGAGGAATTTTACACATAAAGTAAATGACTGAGGAGAACATTCGTTCTATAAGGAGGTATATAGGCAAACGAGGGTAGTAGTTGGCATATAAGTTGGTGGAGCATGAACaatgtgtgacggggtggggagggggggaagtgtgtGGCCGACCTCGGGATGTGCCACATGGGAATGCTACAATCACAGACCAACCAACACAACGACAACATACATCACAGAGCTTTCATAATGCTTAACTGGCGTCcgtgggtgacacacacacacacacacacacacacactattatccGTGATGCAGTGATTAGCGTTGTGATCCACCAGTTTAACGGGCCTGGGTTTGAGTTACGGACGAGGCAACCGGCTGACAACgagcccagccgttcatcctccccttagggaCTGGGACTGGTCGGTGAATGGATACCCGGCGTAAGGTGAGGTGTGTTTACGTGTGGATATTAAGGTTAAGACATGGCACATTTTTAATGTTTGGACGGAGCAACACATGTGTAaaaccctccccacaacacacgtaACAGTCATTACAAataatagtcacacacacacacacacacacacacacacacacacaaacacacacacacacgagcttccgTGGGTAGCGATGCCACCCCAGGAGTCTCGGGCCCATATGTTCCAGTCCCGGACAAGAGCACAAAATCGGGATGCTCGATAAATGGGTGcctcatgtaatatatatatatatatatatatatatatatatatatatatatatatatatatatatatatatacatatatgtgtgtgtgtgtgtttgtgtatgtgtgtgtgtgtgtgtgactcgtatAAAATTCTTACCCCAtactatccacacacacagacagttatGGGGAACAGTGAGAGCAAAAGGGAAAGTTCTTTCGCCACAATACTAGTCAGTTATGGCGTGTTTGCGTCTCGATCCCCCGATGTGGCTGGACAATAACACCATAATAAGTTTATAACTAGCTCAGTATCAGCGGTCCCACTGCCTGATGACCTTATATCTAACAAAAACATTATACACTGGATTTATGACTGAATAACCTTGAATCAACTGTTCTATTTCCTGTTTGGTTATTAGTATCAATAACTTTATCTACTACAGTGGCAACTCtatacgcatctctctctctctctctctctctctctctctctctctctctctctctctctctctctctctctctctctctctctctgtatatatattctaacatAATATCCCCTGTACATATGACAGTTTAACCTTCATTGTACAAGTGAAACACAAGCCATCACGTCCATACAGAGGGACTATACCTACCACAACCCACTCCTTTCATATAAGGGAGCTCAAACCATTCATACAGAGGTCCCGAAGGTGTTTGCGAAATCGTTTTTGATCTTCCCTATGTATCATTCCGGGAGGAAACACCTCAAGAGGGTACAATGGGGGAAGCAAGCCCCTCTCAGTATTCTTTAAGCGCACAGTATGATACATGCGCCGTGTGCGCACTTCACAAGATCAAGAGTTATTTCAGTCATTGCCAGAGTGTTTGGTGTGTGACAGTCAGTGCTCCTCGCTCTTATTTTTGAAGGGGATATAGGGCGTCCTACTGACGAAGTTATTATCAGGACACAACCAGAAGCGTTAACGGTAGAGACGTGGAGGCATCATCAACAGATACGGAGGACAAGAGGGAGATAGAACACAAGAGGTGTGAAGCTTTGAGGAGGAACACAGCAGGAGGTGCCCACCGCACTCTATAGAGGCAGACCACTGAAGGCGTCAGTGGCTGGTGAGCAACCTGAGGCATCAACGGTCATTTAGGGAAAACTAGAAACACTTGCCGTTTAGggcaagcaacaactgacaccTGACATCAGGGAtaaggaggcaggaggaagagatAACTACTGAGTATGAACATAAAATAGCAACGATAAAAGTACGTAACAGGAGACATCAACCAAAGAGAATAAGAGCGACACACAAGATGATACTAACGGTACAGGAAACACAAGATACTAAAAGTTAATACGGGAACAACCGGAGGATCCGAAAACAAACACAAGCAGAGATGATCAGGGCAGAAATGTACAACATAAAGCTCTATCTGGCACGTAGGGGTAACGCGAGAGGAAGCACCAACggtagagggaagggaaaggaaggaccaACGGTAAAGGGACGCAGGAGGAAGGCCAAAGGTAAAAGGACGTAGGAAGAAGGAGCAACAATAAAGAAAGGCAAGAACAAAGATCAACGATAAAGGGACGCAAAAGGAAGAACCAACGGGAAAGGGAAGCAAAAGGAAGAACAGACGGTGGACCATAGGCACACCAAAGGAGGCGGCGCCCGTCAGTATGGGGCACAACAGAAGACACCAACAGTAACAGAAGCCAAGATGCGCCACAACTCAGCTGAAGGGAAGTGTGGTACacatgacggtaacattaccataagTATGTATCAACATAATACAGTATAGAATAAGAACGACAGGCGATATCCACGGAGGATCCTGGTGCTTCTTGATCCTATCTTCTATCCTGTTTCACTGGATCACAACATTTGACAGTCATTACATCAAACAAGGAGAATCCGTAGCCCTAAGTTACACTCTATACACCTTATCTGGAATTCACCTGCTAAGCAGTGTATGGATGTTTGACCACGACAAAAGTGGCATCGAATCCTGTATATTCACTCAGTTAGTGACGAACTTGTGCTTTCTCTGTAACGTGAGGAGGACGTGTTTGCAAGGTGGTTGGTACACGTTAGCTGGGCAGGTGAGGTAAGGGCAGTACGGATACTACATACCAAGACTGTAAGAACCAGGTGGTCAGGCTAATAACATGGGGAGGACGTGTGTGTCTAGCAAGGTAAACACATCACGTCGGGCACGTGTGGAGGGAGGACTGGTGAGACTGTGGCAGCAACGGGTACACCGGGTCGAGCCTGACACTCAAGACCAGGTGATGGGACAAACGtgtgtactgggtggtggtgaggtgaggtagggtgggcactaatgacacactgtgggggcgcgatacacacacacacacacacacacaaccaactgaCAGGAATAACGTACCGTTGTGGACGTAGTGTGGGTGCCCTTGCCGCTGCTGCGCTGCTCCCTCGCTGTCCTCGCTTCCGCCGCCGTGGCTGTCTTCTTCCCCGGTCTCCATCTTGATGCGTTTGCTGGAACTCTGATGTGAGTAGGAagatggaagaaggagggagatcGAGGAAGAGAGGGCGTCCATAGTGAGACGCAGAGAGAACATCGTCCAGATGATAAAGTTGAAGCCCGTATTTGTGGTCGGAGCGAGACACAAGATTATGGGAGTGTTTTGTGAGGCAATAAGGGAGTAAATGCAAGtgtaggaggtaaatgaaagtagattggaagaaaccaaacaggatgaAACCAGATGAAGAGGAGAGAGCCAGTGAACAGGAAAAAGCCCCAAAAAACAGTAAAGGGGGCGTCATATAATGGAGGGAGAAGTATGTTGTGATGGTCAAGCATAAGTTGGTTGAGGCAGCACGTGACGGATGTGTGCCAGGTGAAGCAACAGGATGGGAACAAACCAGGGAGGCAACGGGCACAAACTCGGAAGAAGGAGGGACGGAACAAACACGCAGAAGACATTTGAAAACGGGGTTAAGTAGAAGTGTGGGAAATCCAGCAGAAAGGTTGGGAGAGACAAAGTATGAATGTTGGGAAACAGATTGGTTGACGTCAAGAACGGCAAAACATTAGTGGAACAGCAACAGCGGGAGAGATTGTTGCATGGTTAGTGTTGCCAGGGTGTGACGACAGGAGGGAAATGAGAAAATAAAGAGGTGGGGCGGGAACAGAAATACAATAGAAGGGATGGGATGGTAGGGCGGGTAAGGGATGCAAGATGACCATgagcagagagagaaagaaatatgtgTTAGCGATAAACAAAGTTGAAgataaaacatataaatatattaaatacTAATGTATCTTAAATTTATATAGCACAGATTTACCAGTGATATTTACATGATGACTCAGTACGACCACATCACCAGTATCTTCTGAGACCTACACTCCACAGTGACCAGCGTGGCCACTGTCAGGGTGGAGTGAAGCCATCAGGTCTGCTGTAAGAacccacaagacacacacacacacacacacacacatgactcacgGGATGTTCCTGGTGATCTCCCCGGCGGGAGGTTGGCGTGGCGGGGGAAGGCCGTTCATACCGGTGTCTGCCATAGAGAGGTGGGCGGCCACGAGGTCGGTAAGATGTGTTGTAGCGGCCGCGCGAGTACGGTGGGCGGCCTCGGGCGGGCGACTGGGAGGTAGAGGCTTGGCGTGAGGCGGCACTGGAGGGCGTGGCCGTGAAGCCAGGAGGGACATGCGTGGGGTCGTCGCCCACCTCACACAGGCCCTTGATTTTTAGAGTGTCGGCGGCCGCCAGGAGGGAGTTGATCTGTTCCTGAGCCACGTCGATCTCACCGCGGTACACGAACTCGATGATGGCGCGCAGGTCGGCGAAGGCTACGTCCCGCGGCAAGATGACGATGGGGTGTTTACAAGGGTTGTTCTGCAGGACTGCCTGGAAGTAGGGCGAGCACGCGGCCAGCACCACCTTGTGTGCCCGCAGCTGCTGCCCACCCTCACATGACAGCGTTACGTCCACGAACACCTGCAACCACAGCACCAgcacgtgtcacacacacacacatccaggcaTGGCCAGACGCAGAGGACAAGTAATGCACTTACATAACAGCCAAGGAGCTCCACAAGAGGAGCAGAAGGCTCACGAATGACTGTTGTCGCGACATATCAAGTGAAATAAAGGTTACCTCTCCTGGCATGAAGGAATACGAACagagaggactgagagagggACTTACCTCTTCCTGCAGTAGCTGGTCGAACACCGCCGTCATGTTCGTCTGGTAGTTGTTCCAACGCAGACAGAAGTgatcggcggcggcggcggccacgGCGGCagccccaccaccgccgcctcctgCCGCAGGCGGCGTCCCCGACATTACGAACTGCaccaacagacacacatatatcagCGGCTGGCAACAAAATTAAACATGGATGGTCACCATTATGGCACCGTTCTGATTTGTCAAGAAGCATTTAGTTTCAGAAGTTAAGTCTTATTAATAAAAATACCTCATCATGTTTAACCGTCGTTGAAACTTAAATTCTTCAACTAGTGGCTCGAAAGCCAACGTTCAACACAAGCACAGTCTGTGTAATGATCATAGTcactgcaggagacagcgacactgATGTATCACCTTAGACTAAGGCCTGATAGATTAACACATGACCAAATAGACGAATCAGAGTAACATGAAACCCATGCAGGCTTATCCAGTTTtgcaaagggatatatatatatatatatatatatatatatatatatatatatatatatatatatatatatatatatatatatatatatataaacctttcaACAAGATTATAAAATAGTGTATTAGTTCCCAAAAAATCTTTAGCGTCTGTAGATTGTTTTTAGCTGTCATCTAGAACGGAAACCAgtgtttcaaacacacacacacacacacacacacacacacacacacacacacacacacacactataaaaccTTTGCCGGTGCCCAAGTTCTCCTCTAATTCTCCGAGGAAGTTTCTCTAGCGAGGGGCTGGCCTGGCCTGCCTGGGCTGGCCACACTGTTCATCCAGTACACTTGGCACAACAACCCATCGGATCTGGTATACTCTCCAAGAAACGCTCTAGATTCATTTTGGGAAAGTCTAGTCTGGGGTCTTCCCGTGACACTAAATAGATTGACCATAATGAGTGGATAAAAAGACGTGGGCCACTAGTGTTTAAGTTACTTTCCTGGTATAATATTTTACGTTTCGGCCCGTCATCCTAGCAGTAACGTAGGTAAAGCACTAACCCACTAGTAATCTCCCATATGCTTCGTCTAATGTTTCTGTCGTACGTTCTAATCGTTACAGTTTAGAGCTTTTCGTTAACTGCAGTAATTCCAGTGTCATATTGAGTGGCCGTAGTCAATATTCCTGTCTGTTTATCTTCAGAACGTTCTTATGTGGAGGCGACAGTTTTCCCCATCGAGCATCATGTTATTTTCGGAGGTCCGCAGGAAGATACCATTCGCCATCAGTGTTTATATGTAGTATAAGAAACAGTAGGGGAGCAAGCGCGCTTCCCTGAGGACCATAGTTTTTAACAGCAGAGGGAGACGGGATTTAGTGTAGTTTGTTGTTCACCTTAACAGTCTGTTTCTTAGAAAATCATAGAAAATTCACCGTCCTAATTTTATAGTTATACCCTTTCTGCGTATTTTGGGTCTAATTATTGCATATAATTCCATCAACTAGCAATATTTATGAGTACACAAAAAGAATTTACAATGAGTAATAACGATGGTGTATACAGCTTTGTATACTTACTGTAAACACAGGATATATCTGACAGTATGATATATTAAACATGGTATATTTACACGACCCACAGAATACCAGAAGGAATATATTGTACTTATAGGGAACGAAGAGGTTT
This window of the Panulirus ornatus isolate Po-2019 chromosome 17, ASM3632096v1, whole genome shotgun sequence genome carries:
- the LOC139754607 gene encoding uncharacterized protein isoform X5; the protein is MQNSSEHRKPLIYVCLLVQFVMSGTPPAAGGGGGGAAAVAAAAADHFCLRWNNYQTNMTAVFDQLLQEEVFVDVTLSCEGGQQLRAHKVVLAACSPYFQAVLQNNPCKHPIVILPRDVAFADLRAIIEFVYRGEIDVAQEQINSLLAAADTLKIKGLCEVGDDPTHVPPGFTATPSSAASRQASTSQSPARGRPPYSRGRYNTSYRPRGRPPLYGRHRYERPSPATPTSRRGDHQEHPSSSKRIKMETGEEDSHGGGSEDSEGAAQQRQGHPHYVHNGGAPPAPAASHAPPAAHAHHAPPPQAVHPSQPHPPAAHVPPPLPELGPSVGLPQPDTESLSGTPGGRKLWTDEDMDKALDALRNAVMSLSKAAHVYGIPATTLWQRAHRMGIETPKKEGPNKTWSEHDLAGALEELRSGRMSANRASKEFGIPNSTLYKIARKEGIKLSSPFSAIQPSWNPDDLTKALDAIRGGMSVQKAAQEFGIPTGTLYGRCRREGIELSKYQGVPWSEEDMKDALEAVRVGEMSINQAAIHFNLPYSSLYGRFKRGKYEDGLPHQDFLHQEMTVEHYPADPQHTSQNQPQAPLQQSQQQPQQHTPPPPQQQQQQPQQQQQQLTPGPPSEQY